In one window of Kosmotoga pacifica DNA:
- a CDS encoding OAM dimerization domain-containing protein, which yields MSGLYSMERKNFDKTLDLKAIKPYGDTMNDGKVQLSFTLPVKAGEEAVEAAKQLMKKMGLTNPQVVYWKELTSGFTFFVAYGECVHTVDYTAIKVPKVTVKKMSMQEIDTFIRENIGRKIVVIGASTGTDAHTVGIDAIMNMKGFAGHYGLERYEMFEAYNLGSQVPNEEFVAKAVELNADALLISQTVTAKDAHIKNMTELVELLEAEGIRDRVILIAGGARITHELAKELGYDAGFGPGTFAEDVASFIAHELYRRTKGE from the coding sequence ATGAGTGGACTCTACTCGATGGAAAGAAAGAATTTCGATAAGACACTTGATTTGAAAGCAATTAAACCTTATGGAGATACGATGAACGATGGTAAAGTTCAGCTCAGCTTCACCCTACCTGTTAAAGCGGGCGAGGAAGCTGTGGAGGCTGCAAAACAGCTGATGAAAAAAATGGGATTGACCAATCCTCAGGTCGTTTATTGGAAGGAACTCACTTCAGGTTTTACCTTCTTTGTGGCTTATGGAGAATGTGTACATACCGTTGATTATACCGCCATAAAAGTACCTAAAGTGACGGTCAAGAAGATGAGCATGCAGGAAATAGACACCTTCATACGGGAAAATATCGGTAGAAAAATCGTTGTCATTGGAGCCAGCACCGGCACAGATGCCCATACAGTCGGTATTGATGCCATAATGAATATGAAAGGCTTCGCAGGTCACTACGGCCTTGAACGTTACGAGATGTTCGAAGCGTACAATTTGGGAAGTCAGGTCCCTAATGAAGAATTTGTCGCCAAAGCCGTGGAACTAAATGCCGATGCTCTCCTCATTTCCCAAACCGTTACTGCAAAAGACGCGCACATAAAAAACATGACCGAACTTGTGGAGCTCCTAGAGGCTGAAGGGATTCGCGATAGAGTTATTCTCATCGCTGGTGGCGCCAGGATAACACATGAACTCGCAAAAGAGTTGGGATATGATGCTGGCTTCGGACCCGGAACCTTCGCTGAGGATGTCGCATCGTTCATAGCCCACGAACTTTATAGAAGGACAAAAGGAGAATGA
- a CDS encoding diacylglycerol/lipid kinase family protein, translating to MRTLVVINPMASNGKSLKDYKEKIQALLKEKIGQFEERFTEGPGDAIEMVRQANEFDRIVSVGGDGTLNEVVNGVMLSDTKPLIGMIGVGTGNDFSRTFSISSDYESMVERVAGNNVFESDILKVEFSDFEGKRQTRYAINVVGAGFDADVTNRMNRSRIKVRGKLTYFVSFLIEFIRTKSYSLDFIIDGKKLHKDCFFTAFGNGKFFGGGMKACPSAVPDDGKIDVMGIEKMNKLRLLYHFPKIYRGLHITVPTVFEFPAENVEVYSKDGRRVMIEMDGEVIGTLPLKISVEPKAVRILI from the coding sequence ATGAGGACGCTTGTAGTTATAAATCCCATGGCTTCGAATGGAAAGTCTTTGAAGGACTACAAAGAGAAAATACAGGCGCTCCTGAAAGAAAAAATTGGTCAGTTTGAAGAGAGATTCACTGAGGGACCAGGCGATGCCATCGAGATGGTCAGACAGGCAAATGAGTTCGATAGAATTGTGAGTGTCGGAGGCGATGGTACGCTTAACGAGGTAGTCAACGGTGTCATGCTTTCTGACACAAAGCCATTGATTGGTATGATAGGTGTGGGAACAGGCAATGATTTTTCGAGAACATTTTCTATTTCCTCCGACTACGAGTCCATGGTCGAACGTGTTGCAGGTAACAATGTTTTTGAAAGCGATATTTTAAAAGTCGAATTCAGTGATTTTGAAGGAAAGCGGCAAACGAGATACGCTATCAACGTGGTCGGCGCGGGATTTGATGCTGATGTCACTAATAGAATGAACAGATCGAGGATAAAGGTACGTGGTAAATTAACATACTTTGTTTCATTTCTAATTGAATTCATAAGAACAAAAAGCTATTCCCTGGATTTTATAATCGATGGAAAAAAGCTGCACAAAGATTGTTTTTTCACGGCTTTTGGAAATGGAAAATTCTTTGGAGGTGGCATGAAAGCTTGTCCTTCCGCAGTACCTGATGACGGTAAGATAGATGTTATGGGGATTGAAAAAATGAACAAACTCAGGTTACTTTATCACTTTCCGAAAATATATCGGGGGCTGCATATCACTGTTCCAACTGTTTTTGAATTCCCGGCTGAGAATGTAGAAGTATATTCAAAAGACGGCAGAAGAGTAATGATCGAAATGGATGGTGAAGTCATCGGGACTTTACCGCTAAAAATAAGCGTAGAACCTAAAGCTGTGAGGATTTTAATCTGA
- a CDS encoding PspC domain-containing protein — protein sequence MKHLYKSRKDKVIDGVCGGLAKYLEVDSTIVRLLWALTAFIWGTGILLYILAMIIIPREPLGEDEPVENDAVHVEKVHFNENTGKLLIAIGVIVIGLFLLLPGTFSIFFWKFVLGLFFIAGGGYIIFRSIRKE from the coding sequence GTGAAGCACCTTTATAAATCAAGAAAGGATAAGGTTATTGATGGTGTTTGTGGCGGACTGGCCAAATATTTGGAGGTAGATTCCACAATCGTAAGACTATTGTGGGCTCTCACAGCTTTTATCTGGGGAACAGGTATTTTGCTGTACATACTTGCAATGATCATCATACCACGGGAACCCTTAGGGGAAGATGAACCTGTTGAGAATGATGCTGTACACGTGGAAAAGGTACATTTCAATGAGAACACGGGAAAACTTTTGATAGCCATTGGTGTGATTGTTATTGGACTTTTTCTGCTGCTCCCAGGAACATTCAGTATTTTCTTCTGGAAATTTGTGCTGGGGCTTTTCTTTATAGCTGGGGGTGGTTATATTATCTTCAGGTCGATAAGAAAAGAGTGA
- a CDS encoding type II secretion system protein encodes MRRKKGFSLIEMLIVLSVMAALIATITPVAMNAIRKAKAIQVAYNLKVLVTGMENKILLDSAVPQDISIIGRDIDTTHYGVAYTFSDGHYTIVAFTTDDVNFDMVQGTLKNATNTSSVIPTDAVFLPGGLQTASEGKVFYRVEFDIY; translated from the coding sequence ATGCGCAGAAAAAAAGGTTTCTCACTGATCGAAATGCTCATCGTCCTTTCAGTTATGGCTGCGTTGATAGCTACAATAACGCCCGTTGCAATGAACGCTATTAGGAAAGCGAAAGCAATTCAGGTTGCTTATAATTTGAAAGTACTCGTTACCGGCATGGAAAATAAAATTTTGCTTGATTCCGCGGTTCCTCAAGATATCAGCATAATAGGTAGAGACATCGATACCACCCATTATGGAGTGGCTTATACATTCTCTGATGGGCACTACACTATTGTCGCATTCACCACAGATGATGTGAACTTCGATATGGTACAGGGAACACTTAAGAATGCAACGAACACCTCTTCAGTTATCCCTACTGATGCAGTGTTTCTTCCGGGAGGTCTTCAAACAGCTTCTGAAGGTAAAGTATTTTATCGCGTGGAATTTGATATATACTGA
- a CDS encoding ATP-binding protein has product MVEKLLKFITFSVVGIDTCGNILYRNPRFESEFGDVENVFELININFHDVIFSAIKNRYPVTFFDRRHRKVVTGSREYYAVVFLPAEKGTFIVEFWKRNLENIKDELVSGDREVRNVIRKLEIELLATLNRLLITGADVFEFATETGKKLFEYGVVSRLSVVDDSGKVDFGNSGQNVTEVAINGGTSRNLMIKYRIGKESEISFRLLVDFWIKLIKLYSDIKQSNAGMKIAVSRRITLEDTEFVTKLTHRMEEAIEKSIDLVSRANRELFEKCKDSEIKDLFDDIQKRLIGLEDTLKIFSEVVSPPIPEKEIDLLNLLKNLLNSFRRKLPKGINVELMPDSWNPHLIQGESDRLNILFSLLLERALKNITESGNKTGTISVRLNSGEKEYLLTIRDTGKKMLEEEIDELLSVPERLDDAYQSLLLRSIIFQHGMRFTIHVTETGGNTFALIVPRKLRN; this is encoded by the coding sequence ATGGTTGAAAAGCTGCTCAAATTCATAACCTTCTCGGTTGTTGGGATAGATACCTGCGGTAATATTCTGTACAGAAACCCGCGGTTTGAATCAGAATTCGGTGATGTTGAAAACGTCTTTGAACTCATCAACATTAACTTCCATGATGTCATATTCAGTGCCATAAAGAACAGGTATCCGGTTACCTTTTTTGACAGAAGGCACAGGAAGGTCGTAACGGGAAGCAGAGAGTATTATGCTGTGGTTTTTTTGCCAGCGGAAAAAGGAACTTTTATCGTCGAATTCTGGAAGAGGAATCTTGAAAATATCAAGGACGAGCTTGTCAGCGGAGACAGGGAAGTAAGAAATGTCATCCGAAAGCTGGAAATAGAACTCCTTGCCACGTTGAACAGGCTGTTGATCACAGGGGCTGATGTTTTTGAATTTGCCACCGAGACGGGAAAGAAGCTTTTTGAATATGGAGTTGTAAGCCGACTAAGTGTAGTAGATGATAGTGGAAAAGTAGACTTTGGCAACTCAGGACAGAACGTAACCGAAGTAGCTATAAATGGTGGCACATCCCGAAACCTTATGATTAAATATCGCATCGGCAAAGAATCGGAAATCTCCTTCAGGCTGCTGGTAGATTTCTGGATTAAGCTCATTAAACTATACAGTGATATAAAACAGTCCAACGCGGGCATGAAAATCGCTGTGTCCCGAAGAATAACGCTGGAAGATACTGAGTTTGTCACGAAACTCACTCACCGAATGGAGGAAGCCATCGAGAAGTCCATTGACCTGGTTTCGAGAGCTAATAGGGAGTTGTTTGAGAAGTGCAAAGACAGTGAAATAAAGGATTTATTTGATGACATTCAGAAGAGACTTATAGGTTTAGAAGATACCCTCAAAATATTCAGTGAAGTGGTTTCCCCTCCTATTCCTGAAAAGGAAATCGACTTATTGAACCTTTTGAAAAATCTGTTAAATTCCTTCCGGAGAAAGCTACCTAAAGGAATCAATGTCGAACTTATGCCTGATTCCTGGAATCCACATCTTATTCAAGGTGAGAGTGATAGACTCAATATTCTATTTTCTTTATTACTTGAGCGCGCCCTGAAGAACATCACAGAATCCGGAAATAAAACAGGAACTATAAGCGTCAGGCTCAATAGTGGGGAAAAGGAATATCTGCTCACAATAAGAGATACTGGTAAAAAAATGTTGGAAGAGGAGATTGATGAACTGTTGAGTGTTCCTGAAAGGCTCGATGACGCTTACCAGAGTCTCCTCCTGCGGTCGATAATTTTTCAGCACGGAATGAGGTTCACAATACATGTGACCGAAACAGGTGGGAATACGTTTGCTTTGATTGTACCCAGGAAACTGCGCAATTGA
- a CDS encoding response regulator, whose protein sequence is MKILFIDDSGLARRITLRYLKIHFPEAEVTTIGPVEFEDFIGKINEFQMVITDLLMPGLLGEDVIKAIRERTSEVFLVVLSANVQEKVKEKMYKMGVRFFLDKPLTNEKIISLREAYYAGKKDS, encoded by the coding sequence ATGAAAATCCTGTTTATCGACGATTCGGGCCTTGCACGGAGGATAACCCTTAGATACTTAAAGATACACTTTCCTGAAGCCGAAGTCACCACAATTGGACCCGTTGAATTCGAAGACTTTATCGGGAAAATAAACGAATTTCAAATGGTGATCACCGATCTCCTCATGCCCGGACTTTTGGGGGAAGATGTGATAAAAGCGATCAGAGAGAGAACGTCTGAAGTCTTTCTGGTAGTGCTGAGCGCCAATGTTCAGGAAAAGGTCAAGGAGAAAATGTATAAAATGGGTGTGAGGTTCTTTCTGGACAAACCGTTAACTAACGAAAAGATTATCAGCTTAAGGGAGGCATACTATGCCGGAAAAAAGGATTCTTAA
- a CDS encoding HEAT repeat domain-containing protein, whose amino-acid sequence MNKGYILTLLNSSDPLEKLRALKLIREEGLYDLAETMVEMLKRENDEMIIETIVDTLKEFNVPEVSQKVVTLFDEKELYLKDLAVLILTHHYKAAIPVLREKLKSNDKHQRKLALDALILMNKPELVDTIAVALEDDEVNNVIAAVEAIGALEGEKYASKILDILRNTEDSFLKMTCLEVLTKIGNEIIFKEVNILFPEPSTLPEFLLVPYLKLATKFPYRDYLAVLLELMKEKGQELHREVMELAESYIKTNKELTGKEKKSLCAALWQLHDSNIPPMSKYEILRLVGTVKCDYFEDRLISLLQSEDLFEQIGAIEALVALKTQRAIKAIEDAISKASSPEFREIAREAIKKVSE is encoded by the coding sequence ATGAACAAAGGGTATATTTTGACCCTCCTGAATTCTTCTGATCCTTTGGAAAAGCTACGTGCTCTGAAACTTATACGTGAAGAAGGACTCTATGATCTGGCTGAAACGATGGTAGAGATGCTAAAAAGAGAAAACGATGAAATGATAATCGAGACCATTGTCGATACACTTAAGGAGTTCAATGTTCCTGAAGTGTCGCAGAAAGTCGTAACTCTGTTTGATGAAAAAGAACTGTATCTAAAAGATCTAGCTGTACTCATCCTCACCCATCATTACAAAGCAGCCATTCCAGTTTTGCGTGAAAAGCTAAAAAGCAATGACAAGCACCAGCGAAAGTTGGCTCTGGATGCGCTTATTTTGATGAACAAACCCGAACTCGTTGATACGATCGCTGTGGCACTGGAAGATGACGAGGTCAACAACGTTATTGCAGCGGTGGAAGCAATTGGAGCCCTCGAAGGAGAAAAATACGCTTCAAAGATTCTCGATATCCTGAGAAATACCGAAGACAGCTTTTTGAAGATGACGTGTTTAGAGGTATTGACAAAAATTGGCAACGAAATTATTTTCAAAGAAGTCAACATCCTATTCCCCGAACCATCAACTCTTCCTGAATTTCTCCTTGTACCATACCTGAAACTAGCAACGAAGTTCCCTTATAGAGACTACCTAGCTGTGCTTCTGGAGCTGATGAAAGAAAAGGGTCAGGAATTACACCGTGAAGTCATGGAACTCGCTGAAAGTTATATCAAAACGAATAAAGAGCTCACAGGCAAAGAGAAGAAGAGCCTATGTGCTGCCCTTTGGCAACTTCATGATAGCAATATCCCTCCGATGAGCAAATATGAGATCCTGAGGCTTGTGGGAACAGTGAAATGCGACTACTTTGAAGATAGACTCATCTCTCTTCTCCAAAGCGAAGACCTATTCGAACAGATCGGTGCCATTGAAGCTTTAGTAGCACTCAAAACGCAACGTGCAATCAAAGCAATAGAAGATGCGATTTCGAAAGCTTCATCACCGGAGTTCCGTGAAATAGCACGCGAGGCGATAAAAAAAGTGAGTGAGTAA
- a CDS encoding CheR family methyltransferase — MEFNIRDFDTLRNILYRKSGIYLDNDKFLFLKRRVSQRIDDLGLSSFSDYLKFLKDLDKKGVELQKLINLITINETYFFREFGQLRVFGEICLPEVARQNDKVKVLSAGCSTGEEVYTLSIICREMLPKGYDYEIVGADIDKIALEKARNGLYDNRSVKDVPDLYLDRYFERTENGYLVKDMLRKNVKFVFLNLKNSDNLLNLGRDFDFIFCRNVLMYFPMEDRRRIVESFYFMLKPEGFIFLGASEFLSRITRAFKMKKIGNIYAYMKPKG, encoded by the coding sequence ATGGAATTTAATATCCGTGACTTCGATACATTGAGAAACATACTTTATCGAAAGAGCGGAATATACCTCGACAACGATAAATTCTTGTTTCTCAAACGTAGAGTCAGTCAGCGTATAGATGATCTGGGGCTTTCTTCCTTTTCTGACTATTTGAAATTCCTGAAGGATCTCGACAAAAAGGGTGTTGAGCTACAGAAGCTCATTAACCTAATCACCATCAATGAGACTTACTTTTTCAGAGAATTTGGTCAGTTGAGAGTGTTTGGAGAGATCTGTTTACCAGAGGTTGCCAGGCAGAACGACAAAGTGAAAGTGCTGTCTGCTGGCTGCTCTACTGGCGAGGAAGTTTATACACTATCCATCATCTGTCGTGAGATGTTGCCAAAGGGGTATGATTATGAAATTGTGGGAGCTGACATAGATAAAATAGCACTGGAAAAAGCCAGGAACGGACTGTACGATAACAGGTCTGTTAAGGATGTACCTGACCTTTATCTCGATAGATATTTTGAAAGAACTGAAAATGGGTACCTGGTGAAGGATATGTTGAGAAAAAACGTGAAATTCGTCTTTTTGAACCTGAAAAACAGTGACAATTTATTGAATCTTGGAAGAGACTTCGATTTTATTTTCTGCCGGAATGTTCTGATGTATTTTCCAATGGAAGACAGAAGACGGATTGTGGAAAGCTTCTATTTCATGTTGAAACCTGAAGGGTTTATTTTCCTCGGTGCGTCAGAATTTCTGAGTAGAATCACGAGGGCTTTTAAAATGAAAAAGATCGGCAACATATACGCGTACATGAAGCCAAAGGGGTGA
- a CDS encoding response regulator yields MPKILLIDDSSITRNFHSYILKSAGFEVSEAIDGAEALDLLFSQSDFDCVITDLNMVGMDGITMIKKIRESEDFKELPIIIITTLDRPEDRREGIEAGADFYLVKPVDPQLLVESVKLAVGK; encoded by the coding sequence GTGCCGAAAATACTGCTTATTGATGATTCGAGCATTACGCGTAACTTCCATTCATATATATTGAAGTCCGCAGGCTTTGAAGTCTCTGAAGCTATAGATGGAGCCGAAGCGTTGGACCTGCTGTTCTCACAGAGTGATTTCGATTGTGTGATCACTGACCTGAACATGGTCGGTATGGATGGTATAACAATGATAAAAAAAATAAGAGAGAGTGAGGACTTCAAAGAACTCCCTATAATCATTATAACAACTCTTGATCGTCCAGAAGACAGACGCGAAGGGATAGAGGCAGGAGCGGATTTTTATTTGGTCAAGCCCGTTGATCCACAACTACTCGTCGAAAGCGTTAAGCTCGCCGTTGGGAAGTGA
- a CDS encoding chemotaxis protein CheA, which produces MQEKELLSRILELMEGLLENKERLPEIKELLRKLRKPEIADEIEAILSEIEGKQNIDEIKAEQSSTSIDNNTFELDSEMTEEFVSEFFEEAQRHIEEIENLLLEIEETFSTEKLKEVMRHFHTIKGDSSLVMNMVPTGARREQLELIHKLSHALEDIFQQAQHEDPSYTRDRLDSIFQVLGSMKAVIQQSEEISVLKSLLEKVRMLSDSSKTTIRPKTALQNILEQFLELSRDSSLEPRYLQRLALNVKKSLKRAGENEISKLVDNIMESLEKKDLKRVEEDIQIFERWLGKRKSIAETPPIKTKSGAQEKFIRIERDKLDALLNEVSELSNLVFALEQTEEPSVRKNLVGQLRKLSSRLSKAVISTRAIRVNELFNKFKLTVRDFARKQSKKVRLHIEETDVEIDRDIADSLIPLLTHLLRNAIDHGIESSEERKRAGKTENGNIFLRAEYKGGFIFIDVEDDGRGISVPFVKEKLVKNKLITAEQAERLSEHEILNYLFSPGFSTSEEVSEVSGRGVGLDVVKKTVEDMGGKVFLNTEPGKGTKFTMVIPLSLSIVKCILFKVSGRKYAIKSDEVMRTLTFSSSQIIDYGDYSLLKIGNKGIPLLYLSELLEDNKTRPDVDSSVPAFVLLDKNGEEIALAVDSIISEGEFLIKHLSGLLQGLFSGVISLGKDELALLIDLNALVDMV; this is translated from the coding sequence ATGCAGGAAAAAGAATTATTAAGTAGGATTCTGGAGCTGATGGAAGGACTTTTGGAGAATAAAGAACGACTCCCTGAAATAAAGGAACTACTCCGTAAACTCAGAAAACCTGAAATAGCCGACGAGATCGAAGCTATCCTGTCAGAAATCGAAGGGAAACAAAACATAGATGAAATAAAAGCAGAGCAATCCAGCACCAGCATTGATAACAACACTTTCGAGCTTGACAGTGAAATGACGGAGGAATTTGTCTCAGAATTTTTTGAAGAAGCTCAAAGACATATCGAGGAAATAGAAAACCTTCTTCTGGAGATTGAAGAGACGTTTTCCACCGAAAAACTGAAGGAAGTAATGAGACACTTTCATACAATAAAAGGGGATTCTTCTCTGGTAATGAACATGGTACCTACAGGTGCCCGGAGGGAACAACTTGAATTGATTCATAAGTTGTCCCATGCATTGGAGGATATTTTTCAACAGGCCCAGCATGAAGATCCCTCCTATACTCGTGACAGACTTGACAGTATTTTTCAAGTACTGGGATCGATGAAAGCTGTCATACAGCAAAGTGAAGAGATTTCAGTCCTCAAGAGTCTTCTAGAAAAAGTACGCATGCTTTCCGATAGTTCAAAAACAACCATCAGGCCAAAGACAGCTCTTCAAAATATCCTGGAACAGTTTCTTGAGCTTTCCAGGGATTCATCACTGGAACCCCGGTATCTGCAAAGGCTTGCTTTGAATGTAAAGAAAAGCCTCAAAAGAGCTGGTGAAAACGAAATTAGCAAGCTTGTAGATAACATAATGGAATCTCTCGAGAAGAAAGATTTAAAAAGGGTTGAAGAAGACATACAGATCTTTGAGAGGTGGCTTGGAAAAAGAAAAAGCATTGCCGAAACCCCGCCGATAAAGACAAAAAGTGGCGCGCAGGAAAAATTCATCAGAATCGAACGCGATAAGCTCGATGCCCTACTAAACGAAGTGTCGGAACTTTCAAATCTCGTTTTCGCTCTGGAGCAGACTGAAGAACCTTCAGTCCGGAAGAACCTCGTTGGTCAATTGAGAAAGTTGAGTTCCAGATTAAGTAAGGCGGTCATCTCCACCAGGGCCATACGGGTGAATGAGCTCTTCAATAAATTTAAGCTAACAGTCAGAGATTTCGCGAGAAAACAATCAAAGAAGGTTCGACTGCACATAGAGGAAACAGATGTTGAAATAGATAGAGATATAGCAGACAGTCTCATCCCCCTCCTGACTCATCTTTTGAGGAACGCAATAGACCATGGTATCGAGAGTTCAGAAGAAAGGAAGAGGGCTGGGAAAACTGAAAATGGTAATATTTTCCTCAGAGCAGAATATAAAGGTGGGTTCATTTTCATAGATGTCGAAGACGATGGAAGGGGTATTTCTGTGCCTTTCGTGAAAGAGAAACTGGTCAAAAATAAGTTGATAACCGCAGAACAGGCAGAAAGGTTATCGGAACATGAAATTCTCAATTACCTGTTTTCTCCGGGCTTCAGCACTTCAGAAGAAGTTTCCGAAGTGTCTGGAAGGGGTGTGGGACTTGATGTTGTTAAAAAAACTGTCGAAGACATGGGAGGAAAGGTATTTTTAAATACTGAACCAGGGAAGGGAACAAAATTCACAATGGTTATCCCTTTGTCCCTTTCCATCGTGAAATGCATTCTCTTCAAGGTTTCCGGTCGGAAGTACGCTATAAAATCCGACGAAGTCATGAGAACGCTTACCTTCAGTTCCTCCCAGATAATCGATTATGGAGACTATTCGCTTTTGAAAATTGGAAATAAAGGTATCCCATTACTTTACCTGTCTGAACTTCTGGAAGACAATAAAACTCGTCCGGACGTTGATAGCTCCGTTCCCGCTTTTGTATTACTCGACAAAAATGGAGAAGAAATCGCTCTCGCAGTTGATAGCATTATTTCTGAGGGAGAATTCCTTATTAAACATCTGTCAGGCTTACTGCAGGGGCTTTTCAGCGGGGTGATTTCCCTCGGGAAGGATGAACTTGCATTGCTCATTGACCTGAACGCTCTGGTGGATATGGTTTAA
- a CDS encoding diguanylate cyclase: MRNKILVVDDSTMWRNSIKIALEKAGFTVETAVDGIDALNRFFQFLPDVVVTDYLMPRMNAIQLTQLLRSYSSFKNVGILILTGTSDRVNGFWAHKSGANMFLKKSENLKELLSKIIKFSENESFYCDWHRDVYKIHREPFGELSDALEEKLKIEAINREILSFLENLEDEERIIKRVTALMKEFSRFNIALWLLISPTAGRIYSFPHIGNLSEELRKLLLGKMIGPLTPSEWHAKGISPKLQPVKFKDVSVFPLKSSGTEHGVVLIEGVENKGSLEYFMDYTLESMGLLAYTLNIFWEQRAASEIDFLTSLYSRRVGIAKLKELLALHKRTNIPFVVGMLDIDDFKVINDSYGHNVGDAVLREFGRIIKHSLRETDFAFRYGGEEFLLIFQASNLEEARNAIERLRKNFFDVNWKGLLGTDTPVTFSAGLAAANRDMDLYDIIEKADRALYKAKASGKNCVKIE; the protein is encoded by the coding sequence GTGAGAAACAAAATTCTCGTGGTCGACGACAGCACAATGTGGAGGAATAGCATAAAAATTGCCCTTGAAAAGGCAGGGTTCACCGTTGAAACAGCCGTTGATGGTATCGATGCACTGAACAGATTCTTTCAATTTCTGCCGGACGTAGTCGTCACGGACTATCTAATGCCGAGGATGAATGCCATACAGTTGACACAGCTATTGCGAAGCTATTCCAGCTTCAAGAATGTGGGTATTCTCATATTGACTGGTACTTCAGATCGTGTGAATGGATTCTGGGCACATAAAAGTGGCGCTAACATGTTCTTGAAAAAGTCGGAAAACCTGAAAGAACTTTTGTCGAAAATCATAAAATTTTCGGAAAACGAATCCTTTTACTGTGACTGGCATAGAGATGTATACAAAATCCACAGAGAACCCTTCGGCGAACTATCCGATGCGCTGGAAGAAAAGTTGAAAATAGAGGCTATAAACAGAGAGATCCTTTCGTTTCTTGAAAACCTTGAAGATGAAGAGAGGATCATTAAGAGAGTAACCGCCCTGATGAAAGAGTTTTCCAGATTCAATATCGCTTTGTGGTTGCTTATTTCACCGACCGCTGGGCGCATATACAGCTTTCCCCATATTGGAAACCTTTCAGAAGAGTTGAGGAAACTTTTGCTGGGCAAAATGATTGGCCCCCTGACTCCTTCAGAATGGCATGCAAAAGGAATATCACCGAAACTACAACCAGTAAAATTCAAAGATGTTTCCGTTTTTCCTCTAAAATCCTCCGGTACAGAACACGGTGTGGTGCTAATTGAAGGCGTTGAAAACAAAGGTTCTCTGGAATATTTTATGGATTACACGCTGGAAAGCATGGGACTCCTCGCGTACACTTTAAACATCTTCTGGGAGCAAAGAGCCGCCTCTGAAATTGATTTTCTCACCTCCTTATACAGTCGGAGGGTTGGAATCGCTAAATTAAAAGAACTACTTGCCCTCCACAAAAGGACAAACATACCCTTTGTCGTTGGTATGCTCGACATTGACGATTTCAAAGTCATAAACGATTCTTACGGTCACAATGTTGGAGACGCCGTACTCCGGGAATTTGGCAGGATAATCAAGCACTCCCTCCGTGAGACTGATTTCGCCTTTCGATATGGTGGTGAAGAATTTCTGCTGATTTTTCAGGCCTCGAACCTCGAAGAAGCCAGAAATGCCATTGAGCGTTTGAGGAAAAACTTCTTTGATGTAAACTGGAAAGGATTACTTGGTACAGATACCCCTGTAACTTTCAGCGCAGGACTCGCTGCAGCAAACAGAGATATGGATCTATACGATATTATAGAAAAGGCCGACAGGGCGCTTTACAAAGCCAAAGCTTCTGGAAAAAACTGCGTAAAAATAGAATGA